A window from Drosophila nasuta strain 15112-1781.00 chromosome 3, ASM2355853v1, whole genome shotgun sequence encodes these proteins:
- the LOC132789967 gene encoding sodium channel protein 60E isoform X2 gives MSDDQTVAAQNDDKVAKQQVVAYTQKSQVKHENRHIQLVREYGFHPRTKASVEDGDVLPRKFEPFPEHMYGKPLEEIDTFIYEETFCVVSKRFRKNYIHRFTGTKSLFLFHPWSPWRRVCVYIATNQFFDYCVMATILFNCIFLAMTETVEEAEYIFLAIYSIEMVIKIIAKGFLLNKYTYLRNPWNWLDFVVITSGYATIGMEVGNLAGLRTFRVLRALKTVSIMPGLKTIINALLHSFRQLAEVMTLTIFCLMVFALFALQVYMGELRNKCVRTVPADWTNISHLDWQIWVNDTDNWLYDEEEMPMLCGNLTGARHCPLGFMCICVGENPNHGYTNFDNFMWSMLTTFQLITLDYWENVYNMVLATCGPMSVSFFTVVVFFGSFYLINLMLAVVALSYEEEAEITNEERKKDLLDHRDDSTFSFDPSVLSVKKLNKNNKKKIDSRKGVLLASYSKKKTRRKKTKGGKDTASNNGSNGNDHERNKSHSATPSPGPSPRHSTSDRPSALTLQAQKQYQQMEQQQQQQHQQQQQQQQQQQLQLQQQQQQQQLIKSEQVAATSQQKTRISFREGNVKNPNMLYPSDYKGQLITSSRQTSSNSSGGVNRESSQDDSGVVDDHEEQDTATELGHVSTVELALSPREVRLIKCNGNIARIKNHNVYALHQEFSSEVVVIDDLPDRNCDRCVHCCTDYESWLQFQNCLYKVVRDPLFELAITLCIVLNTAFLAMEHHGMSESFRNALDVGNKVFTSIFTFECIVKLMALSKEFFLCGWNIFDLLIVTASLLDIIFELVDGLSVLRGLRLLRVLKLAQSWTTMKVLLSIIISTIGALGNLTLILVIVIYIFAVIGMQLFSKDYTPEKFDPDPVPRWNFNDFFHSFMMIFRILCGEWIEPLWDCMRAEEEQGASTCFAIFLPTLVMGNFMVLNLFLALLLNSFNSEELKSKKEIFKKKEVGEESKLARSIERVRDLIRKKRQERKDRKERKFAEKFQQIVLEAQQAHATSQVAAREVDKTGLLAETKFHRLSYQESMNRPVSGSDFGFQIPLSDGLHTIVDGLEYDEPAQPTADGQQQMQEQPALDSLPPTYESAMLSASINGHVNAQGNGSTSGCDQNLTPVALAERSRLQHQISSGVGTQQNDSRDEATYTESIELRLLGQYNSTDTDPYAYAPDQRSGSFARGDSLQDADEAYLKYQKSLLTRSPSYRKSLDRLSQSSGQSQRSLLPSRSLKSEESAMRRHSSGHSLNSISLEQDELLSQANLREELLNCDQKELFQFLQDDEELLGKKKLTTNSIKSNLSYISNSIMQTLDSRHSGSHSSHANGQPESEPLMEHSEFDNIIQSFEKELEEIKRSTSSLERKISTLSEPSPAADEATKAIMDHIAIITGASERTAADEVVHPLNPYDSYDLSSVPRRSQSVSAAAQRQSVKLKRRSLEKQRKIDEDFSISNEIRKICDQIHAPFAAMEALAVAATSGSSSNSNNVTGGQSPFARRKNDPFSVQFDRFKRLSLIERVEELPEEDKPISTLRIESEKMPRKFLNSDKLRMDSLSLKSTNSYENLLIQKQMCRDGGMGHAMGVPATPPTSLKSSIEPPTLAQISSLKATPPLAALTEHQQHYHATSIQATSIATTTTIPTTAMHPTAVGATSSKRRAEHPQSTLDKAASFQSARTESHSSGAADSSSGLGLGLALASNRSMSNGHQEQRRRAGEKTETTEQTTTTTTKASSAFSRLTEKPWHCLVSYVDDLTVGGRRNSQGAYNDPMTFPSFGQAKPPKVPDDCFPQKCYDHFYFRCPWFMSCMDTPSAKHWTRVRTAVLTVVDTPAFEWFVLVLIFASSITLCFEDIYLDSNKTLKRVLYWTNFSFCLIFVVEMVLKWLALGFSKYFTSFWTILDFIIVFVSVFSLLIEENENLKVLRSLRTLRALRPLRAISRWQGMRIVVNALMYAIPSIFNVLLVCLVFWLIFSIMGVQFFGGKFFKCVNELGELLPITEVNDKWDCIEQNYTWINSKITFDHVGMGYLALLQVATFEGWMEVMADAVDARGVDLQPQREANLYAYIYFVIFIVCGSFFTLNLFIGVIIDNFNMLKKKIRNCDLCTDFSQYAYDGHRALRSASCRLLYPGSKQCLFHNSLWS, from the exons TTGCCAAACAGCAAGTCGTTGCCTACACGCAAAAGTCGCAGGTCAAGCACGAGAATCGCCACATTCAGCTGGTGCGGGAGTATGGCTTCCATCCGCGGACGAAGGCCTCTGTGGAGGATGGCGATGTCCTGCCCCGCAAATTTGAGCCCTTTCCGGAGCACATGTACGGCAAACCGCTCGAGGAGATTGACACCTTCATATACGAAGAG acaTTTTGCGTGGTCTCCAAAAGATTCCGCAAGAACTACATACATCGCTTTACGGGCACCAAAAGCCTTTTCCTCTTCCATCCATGGAGTCCATGGcgtcgtgtgtgtgtctacATTGCAACCAATCAATTCTTCGACTATTGCGTTATGGCGACCATTCTATTCAACTGTATTTTCCTAGCCATGACTGAGACTGTGGAGGAAGCTGA ATATATCTTCCTAGCCATTTACTCAATTGAAATGGTAATCAAAATCATTGCCAAAGGCTTTTTGCTCAACAAGTATACCTATTTGCGTAATCCATGGAATTGGCTGGACTTTGTGGTCATCACTAGTGGTTATGCGACCATTGGCATGGAGGTTGGCAATCTGGCCGGGTTGCGTACGTTTCGTGTTTTACGAGCCCTAAAAACAGTATCCATTATGCCTGGGCTCAAGACGATCATCAATGCATTGCTACATTCGTTTCGCCAATTGGCCGAGGTCATGACTCTGACCATCTTCTGCCTAATGGTCTTTGCCCTCTTCGCCCTGCAAGTCTACATGGGCGAGTTGCGGAACAAATGTGTGCGCACTGTGCCCGCGGATTGGACAAACATCTCGCACCTGGACTGGCAAAT ATGGGTCAACGATACGGACAACTGGCTGTACGATGAGGAAGAAATGCCCATGCTGTGTGGCAATCTGACTGGTGCTCGACACTGCCCCCTTGGCTTCATGTGCATCTGTGTGGGCGAGAATCCCAATCACGGCTACACGAACTTTGACAACTTCATGTGGTCCATGCTGACGACATTCCAATTGATTACACTCGACTACTGGGAGAACGTCTACAATATG GTGCTAGCAACATGTGGTCCAATGAGTGTCTCATTTTTTACTGTGGTTGTGTTTTTTGGCTCATTCtacttaattaatttgatgTTAGCTGTAGTCGCGTTGAGTTACGAGGAGGAGGCGGAAATCACAAATGAG gAGCGTAAGAAAGATCTGTTGGATCATCGAGATGATTCGACGTTCAGCTTTGATCCATCTGTGCTGAGCGTTAAGAAGTtaaataagaacaacaaaaagaagatcGATTCACGGAAGGGTGTGCTCCTCGCCTCCTACAGCAAAAAGAAGACACGACGAAAAAAGACCAAAGGTGGCAAGGACACTGCcagcaacaatggcagcaatggcaatgatCACGAACGCAATAAATCTCATTCGGCGACGCCCAGTCCAGGACCAAGTCCACGTCACAGCACCAGCGATCGACCATCAGCGTTAACGCTGCAGGCGCAAAAGCAATACCAACAaatggagcaacaacaacaacagcagcatcagcagcagcaacaacagcagcaacaacagcaactacagttgcagcagcaacaacaacaacagcagctgatcAAGAGCGAACAGGTGGCGGCCACATCGCAGCAAAAGACACGCATCAGCTTCAGGGAGGGCAATGTCAAGAATCCCAATATGCTATATCCCTCCGACTACAAGGGACAGCTGATAACGAGCAGTCGCCAGACGAGCTCCAATTCCAGTGGCGGTGTTAATCGCGAATCCTCGCAGGATGATTCCGGTGTGGTGGACGATCATGAGGAGCAGGACACGGCCACTGAGCTGGGCCATGTGTCTACCGTGGAATTGGCACTGTCGCCGCGCGAAGTGCGTCTCATCAAATGCAATGGAAATATAGCGCGCATCAAGAATCACAATGTTTATGCGCTGCATCAGGAATTCTCCTCAGAGGTGGTGGTCATAG atgaTCTCCCCGATCGCAATTGCGATCGCTGTGTGCACTGTTGCACCGACTACGAGAGCTGGCTGCAGTTCCAAAATTGCCTCTACAAAGTGGTGCGAGATCCATTGTTTGAGCTCGCCATTACGCTGTGTATTGTGCTGAACACAGCGTTTCTGGCCATGGAGCATCATGGCATGAGCGAAAGCTTTCGCAATGCCCTCGATGTGGGAAACAAG GTTTTCACGTCCATTTTCACATTCGAATGCATTGTGAAACTGATGGCATTGTCTAAGGAGTTCTTTCTCTGCGGCTGGAATATTTTCGATCTGCTTATTGTCACAGCCAGTCTTCTCGATATCATCTTCGAACTGGTTGACGGCTTGAGCGTTTTGCGTGGTCTGCGTTTG TTGCGGGTGTTGAAGCTGGCACAGTCTTGGACGACGATGAAGGTGCTGTTGAGCATCATTATATCGACAATTGGTGCGCTCGGCAACCTCACGTTGATCCTCGTCATAGTCATTTACATATTCGCTGTGATTGGCATGCAATTGTTCTCCAAAGACTACACACCCGAGAAATTTGATCCAGATCCAGTGCCAAG ATGGAACTTTAATGACTTCTTTCATTCGTTCATGATGATCTTTCGCATTTTGTGCGGTGAATGGATCGAGCCTCTGTGGGATTGCATGCGTGCCGAAGAGGAG CAAGGAGCTTCAACGTGTTTTGCCATATTTCTGCCCACTTTGGTCATGGGAAACTTTATGGTTCTCAACTTGTTCTTGGCCTTGTTGCTCAACAGTTTCAATTCCGAGGAGCTCAAGTCAAAGAAAGAG ATTTTCAAGAAAAAG GAGGTGGGCGAAGAGTCGAAGCTGGCACGTAGCATAGAACGTGTCCGCGATCTTATTCGCAAGAAGCGGCAGGAGCGCAAGGATCGCAAGGAGCGCAAATTTGCCGAAAAGTTTCAGCAGATTGTGCTCGAGGCACAGCAGGCGCATGCCACCAGCCAAGTGGCAGCCAGGGAAGTCGACAAGACCGGTCTGCTGGCGGAAACCAAGTTCCATAGATTAAGTTATCAA GAATCTATGAACCGTCCAGTTTCTGGCTCGGATTTTGGCTTTCAAATTCCGCTCAGCGACGGGCTGCACACGATAGTCGATGGCCTGGAATACGATGAGCCTGCTCAGCCCACCGCTGATGGCCAACAGCAAATGCAAGAGCAGCCGGCTCTGGACAGTCTGCCGCCCACTTACGAGTCAGCCATGTTGTCCGCCTCGATCAATGGCCATGTCAACGCTCAAGGTAATGGCAGCACCAGTGGCTGCGATCAGAATCTGACGCCAGTGGCGCTGGCAGAGCGTAGCCGGCTGCAGCATCAGATCTCCTCGGGCGTGGGCACCCAGCAAAATGATTCTAGGGATGAGGCCACCTATACGGAGTCCATTGAGCTGCGTCTGCTTGGCCAATATAACTCAACGGACACAGATCCGTATGCCTATGCGCCCGATCAACGCAGCGGATCCTTTGCACGCGGTGACTCGCTGCAGGATGCGGACGAGGCGTATCTCAAGTACCAAAAGTCACTGTTAACGCGTTCGCCCAGTTATCGCAAGTCCCTCGATCGCTTGTCGCAATCCAGCGGACAGTCACAACGCTCGCTGTTGCCCTCACGCAGCCTAAAGTCCGAGGAGAGCGCCATGCGACGGCACTCGAGTGGACACTCTCTGAACTCCATATCGCTGGAGCAAGACGAGCTGCTGTCGCAGGCGAATCTGCGCGAGGAGCTGCTCAATTGTGATCAAAAGGaattgtttcagtttctgCAGGACGATGAGGAGCTGTTGGGCAAAAAGAAATTAACCACGAACAGCATCAAATCGAATCTCAGCTACATTTCCAATTCGATAATGCAAACGCTGGATTCGCGGCACAGTGGCAGCCACTCCAGTCATGCGAATGGACAGCCGGAGAGCGAACCGTTGATGGAGCACTCGGAATTTGACAATATCATACAGAGCTTTGAGAAGGAACTAGAGGAGATTAAACGCTCGACCAGTTCGCTCGAGCGCAAGATCTCAACGCTTTCGGAACCATCGCCAGCTGCCGATGAGGCAACGAAAGCGATAATGGATCACATAGCAATCATAACAGGCGCCTCGGAACGCACCGCGGCCGATGAGGTGGTGCATCCATTGAATCCCTACGATAGTTACGATCTGTCCAGCGTGCCGCGACGCTCGCAATCCGTTAGCGCTGCCGCCCAGCGGCAGTCCGTAAAGTTGAAGCGACGCAGCCTTGAGAAGCAGCGCAAGATCGACGAGGACTTTAGCATATCGAATGAAATACGCAAAATCTGTGATCAAATCCATGCACCATTCGCCGCCATGGAAGCGCTCGCTGTAGCCGCCaccagtggcagcagcagcaacagcaacaatgtgACCGGTGGCCAATCGCCATTTGCACGTCGCAAAAACGATCCATTCAGCGTCCAATTCGATCGCTTTAAGCGTCTGTCGCTGATCGAGCGAGTGGAGGAACTGCCCGAGGAGGATAAGCCCATATCGACGCTGCGCATCGAGTCGGAGAAGATGCCGCGAAAGTTTCTCAACAGTGACAAACTGCGCATGGATAGTCTGTCGCTGAAGAGCACCAACTCGTATGAGAATCTGCTCATCCAGAAGCAAATGTGTCGCGATGGCGGCATGGGGCATGCAATGGGCGTGCCGGCGACGCCGCCAACGTCCCTCAAATCGAGCATTGAGCCACCAACACTGGCGCAAATTTCATCGCTAAAGGCAACACCGCCGCTGGCTGCCCTCACGGAGCATCAGCAGCACTATCATGCCACAAGCATACAAGCCACAAGCATagcaaccacaaccacaataccaacaacagcaatgcaCCCAACGGCTGTGGGCGCGACCAGTAGTAAACGTCGCGCCGAGCATCCACAATCGACACTAGACAAAGCCGCATCCTTTCAATCGGCGCGCACCGAATCGCACAGTTCGGGCGCAGCGGATAGTAGCTCGGGATTGGGCCTCGGCCTGGCACTGGCCAGCAATCGGTCAATGTCCAATGGCCATCAAGAACAACGACGACGGGCTGGTGAGAAGACTGAAACGACTGAGCAGACCACCACGACCACCACAAAAGCGTCGTCGGCGTTCTCACGACTGACCGAAAAACCATGGCATTGTTTGGTTTCCTACGTAGACGATCTCACTGTCGGTGGGAGACGTAACTCGCAGGGCGCTTACAATGATCCCATGACTTTTCCGAGCTTTGGCCAGGCAAAGCCGCCAAAAGTGCCAGACGATTGCTTCCCCCAAAAGTGCTACGATCA CTTCTACTTTCGCTGTCCGTGGTTTATGTCCTGCATGGACACACCGAGTGCGAAGCACTGGACACGAGTAAGGACGGCAGTCTTGACGGTTGTCGATACTCCAGCTTTTGAGTGGTTTGTGCTAGTGCTGATCTTTGCGTCAAGTATTACGCTCTGCTTCGAAGACATCTATCTGGATAGCAATAAGACCCTTAAACGCGTGCTCTACTGGACCAACTTCTCCTTCTGCCTCATCTTTGTTGTCGAAATGGTGCTCAAATGGCTTGCGCTAGGCTTCTCCAAGTATTTTACCAGCTTCTGGACGATACTTGACTTTATCATAGTGTTT GTATCTGTTTTCTCGTTGCTTATCGAGGAGAATGAGAACCTTAAAGTGCTGCGTTCGTTGCGCACACTGCGAGCTTTACGTCCGCTGAGAGCCATCTCTAG GTGGCAAGGAATGCGGATTGTAGTAAATGCTCTCATGTATGCAATACCATCAATTTTCAATGTACTTTTggtttgtttagttttttggtTGATTTTCTCCATAATGGGTGTGCAATTCTTTGGTggtaaatttttcaaatgcgtCAATGAGTTGGGCGAGTTGCTGCCAATTACT GAAGTGAACGATAAATGGGATTGCATAGAGCAGAATTACACGTGGATCAACTCAAAGATTACCTTTGATCATGTGGGCATGGGATACTTGGCTCTGCTTCAGGTCGCCACCTTTGAAGGCTGGATGGAGGTGATGGCTGATGCCGTGGATGCTCGGGGAGTGGATCTGCAGCCACAGAGAGAAGCCAATTTATAtgcgtatatttattttgttatatttattgtgtGCGGATCGTTCTTTACACTCAATCTATTCATTGGAGTTATCATTGATAATTTCAATATGCTCAAAAAGAAG ATTCGAAATTGCGATCTTTGTACTGATTTTTCTCAATATGCTTACGATGGGCATCGAGCACTACGATCAGCCTCATGCCGTCTTCTTTATCCTGGAAGTAAGCAATGCCTTTTTCACAACAGTCTTTGGTCTTG A